In Clostridiales bacterium, a single genomic region encodes these proteins:
- a CDS encoding energy-coupling factor transporter transmembrane protein EcfT — translation MDPRTKILIALAYMVSIFFINTYTVYLFAFLVLFAVTLLSKVPIKLILKSVKPILFLITFTAIINLFLTPLENKPFLINIYFKRWTVNNIIFEFKWKFLRFGMTWTGVDNALKMALRLTLLVMGPSLLTLTTTPVTLTDGVESLMKPLKIIRFPVHELALIMSITLKFIPNIIEETDKIMMAQRARCADFDSGNIFKKAKALLPVIIPLFVSSLRRAEELAYAMDSRCYRGSKGRTKMKELKFGLKDFAALALAAGFCFLIFMARYNWFSLSIIQSLV, via the coding sequence ATGGATCCCCGAACCAAAATATTAATAGCCCTTGCGTATATGGTTTCTATATTTTTTATCAATACATATACGGTCTATCTATTTGCCTTTTTGGTTTTGTTTGCCGTAACGCTGTTGTCCAAAGTCCCTATAAAATTGATTTTAAAAAGCGTCAAGCCCATATTATTTTTGATAACATTCACGGCTATAATTAACCTGTTTTTAACGCCTTTGGAAAACAAACCTTTCTTAATAAATATTTATTTCAAGCGGTGGACGGTCAATAATATCATCTTTGAGTTTAAGTGGAAATTTTTGCGTTTTGGAATGACTTGGACGGGCGTTGACAACGCCTTAAAAATGGCGCTTAGGCTTACATTATTGGTAATGGGCCCGTCATTATTGACATTGACCACGACGCCCGTAACTTTGACGGACGGGGTGGAGTCATTGATGAAGCCCTTGAAAATAATAAGATTTCCTGTTCACGAGCTGGCGCTTATTATGAGCATAACCTTAAAGTTTATACCCAATATAATTGAGGAAACCGACAAGATAATGATGGCGCAGAGGGCAAGGTGCGCGGACTTTGACAGCGGCAACATTTTCAAAAAAGCCAAAGCGCTGTTGCCCGTTATAATCCCGCTGTTTGTGAGTTCGCTAAGGCGCGCCGAAGAGCTAGCTTACGCTATGGACTCGCGCTGTTATAGGGGCAGCAAGGGCAGAACCAAAATGAAAGAACTCAAATTCGGGCTAAAAGACTTTGCGGCGCTGGCGTTAGCGGCGGGATTTTGCTTTTTGATTTTTATGGCGAGATATAATTGGTTTTCCCTTAGCATAATTCAATCATTGGTCTAA